The Enteractinococcus fodinae genome has a segment encoding these proteins:
- a CDS encoding sugar transferase gives MTKRAIDILGASLGLIVLAPVMIVLAILIRVKLGAPVLFTQLRPGKDGELFTMWKFRSMLEEDPAKGLLTDDQRMTSFGRRLRATSLDELPTLINVLKGDMSLVGPRPLNVEYLPLYSPEQARRHNVRPGITGLAQVTGRNALSWEARFDLDVHYVDHHNVWLDLKILAQTVTRVFAKTDVEGEQISTMTMFVGEPPCDGLTEAPLDDRWQDLWASWQRSPAAQKIGDFDGLDARTTRHWVYLDDRAIPVGIAGLSGLGGPQLHASIVLGPHHHTTMALEALLNRLLYHGKSYDAHRIFLRLSDTSREFFEIVQLLGFVPLDQPHQGTDTDEGEVLVAFAAQTGT, from the coding sequence GATGATCGTGCTAGCGATCCTGATTCGTGTCAAACTCGGAGCCCCGGTGCTCTTTACCCAACTTCGACCCGGCAAAGATGGCGAACTGTTCACCATGTGGAAATTCCGGTCGATGCTGGAAGAAGACCCGGCCAAGGGGCTGCTTACCGACGACCAACGTATGACCAGCTTTGGTCGGCGGCTGCGAGCCACCAGCCTGGACGAACTCCCCACCCTGATCAACGTGCTCAAAGGCGACATGAGCCTGGTCGGTCCTCGACCGCTCAATGTCGAATACCTGCCACTGTACTCACCGGAGCAAGCACGTCGACACAACGTGCGCCCCGGCATCACCGGGCTGGCCCAAGTCACCGGTCGCAACGCCCTGTCGTGGGAAGCACGCTTCGACCTCGACGTGCACTACGTAGACCACCACAATGTGTGGCTGGATCTCAAAATCCTGGCCCAGACCGTCACTCGGGTCTTCGCCAAAACGGATGTCGAAGGCGAACAGATCTCGACGATGACCATGTTTGTCGGTGAACCACCCTGCGATGGACTCACCGAAGCGCCACTGGATGACCGCTGGCAAGATCTCTGGGCATCGTGGCAGCGCAGCCCAGCTGCCCAGAAAATCGGTGACTTCGACGGTTTGGACGCCCGCACCACGCGTCACTGGGTCTACCTCGACGACCGGGCGATCCCCGTGGGCATCGCCGGGCTGTCTGGCTTAGGCGGCCCGCAACTCCACGCCAGCATCGTGCTGGGACCACACCATCACACGACCATGGCGCTGGAAGCACTGTTGAACCGCTTGCTGTATCACGGCAAATCCTACGACGCCCACCGCATCTTCCTGCGGTTATCCGATACCAGCCGAGAATTCTTCGAGATCGTTCAACTGCTCGGTTTCGTTCCACTTGACCAACCCCACCAGGGGACTGACACCGATGAAGGCGAAGTGCTTGTGGCCTTCGCAGCACAGACAGGAACATGA
- a CDS encoding ATP-grasp domain-containing protein: MRIIISSAGRRVYLVQWFQEALYEAGIDGDVIVLDFDPNAATAAAADDYRPVPAFTCPEYADALLDIIDELQPDLFISLNDHELTALSEGLAGQLRARGVVTPVLDQASHRAVADKLVMSQVLQRAGISTPTTVLMSDVMAVHQLLNKHSHVIVKDRWGSGSSGLRRFTADQACRWVEERYLNATDAEALGFDEIIFQPDVGGEEYGLDVITAVRGGPVEGILARRKLGMRHGETSSAMTVPNAPFIGLAAALNATLGIRGSVDVDVLLTADGTPYVLDVNPRFGGGYPFVHVAGADLPHFYLASTLGFAPRPDWDNYRIGYIGAKHEGIIGFDTPDQTPIPQPAEHRSRITIQKRVGI; encoded by the coding sequence ATGCGCATCATTATCAGTTCGGCAGGACGCCGCGTCTATCTCGTCCAGTGGTTCCAAGAAGCACTGTATGAAGCCGGCATCGACGGCGACGTGATTGTCCTGGACTTTGACCCCAACGCTGCCACAGCCGCTGCGGCAGACGATTACCGCCCGGTGCCAGCCTTCACCTGCCCAGAATACGCTGACGCGCTGCTCGACATTATCGACGAGCTTCAACCGGATCTGTTCATCTCGCTCAACGATCATGAGCTCACCGCCTTATCCGAAGGTCTGGCAGGCCAACTACGGGCACGCGGTGTCGTCACACCGGTACTTGATCAAGCATCACACCGAGCGGTGGCTGACAAGCTCGTCATGAGCCAGGTCTTACAACGGGCCGGTATCTCCACACCGACTACCGTGCTGATGTCTGACGTGATGGCGGTACACCAGCTACTCAACAAGCACAGCCACGTCATCGTCAAAGACCGGTGGGGAAGTGGCTCTTCCGGGTTGCGACGCTTCACCGCAGATCAGGCTTGCCGCTGGGTCGAAGAACGCTACCTCAACGCGACCGACGCCGAAGCACTGGGTTTTGATGAGATCATCTTCCAACCCGATGTTGGTGGTGAGGAATACGGCCTCGATGTGATCACCGCGGTCCGCGGGGGACCGGTCGAAGGAATCCTGGCCCGCAGGAAACTGGGCATGCGCCACGGCGAAACCTCCAGTGCCATGACAGTGCCAAACGCCCCGTTTATCGGACTGGCCGCCGCACTGAACGCCACCCTGGGGATCCGCGGCAGCGTTGATGTGGACGTGCTGCTCACCGCCGACGGCACTCCGTACGTCCTCGACGTCAATCCCCGGTTCGGTGGCGGCTACCCCTTTGTCCACGTTGCCGGGGCAGATCTGCCCCACTTCTACCTGGCCTCCACCCTAGGCTTTGCCCCCAGACCAGACTGGGACAACTACCGCATTGGCTACATCGGCGCCAAACACGAAGGCATCATCGGTTTCGACACCCCAGACCAGACCCCCATCCCACAACCGGCTGAACACCGCAGCCGGATAACCATCCAGAAACGCGTAGGAATCTGA
- a CDS encoding polysaccharide biosynthesis tyrosine autokinase, with product MFELTNASQSHRGTGRRDNYPMELRTYWRMLSKNWWIVVAGALVGLLLGLGASAMMTPRYESTATLYVSVRGVGAGDSGDLFQGASFAQTVVTSYVDIATTAIVLDGVAEEMDGEVARDEMRRLLSVQSPEGSSLLNITGEHSDPETAAALVNTTGETLVDVVENEIEVGAEGGSSPVQVRLIDPGIVPAESVSPNFALNSALGLLVGLALGIALAILRGSLDTRIHSIADVEEITNVPVVGRIALDDSIAHRPLVVHDDPRSPRAEAFRTTRTNLQFFAANDDARVFVVSSATPGEGKTHVVANLAVVLAESGARVALVEADLRRPRLAHVMGIEGAVGLSDVLIDRASLEDVTQQWGTDNLTVVPAGQIPPNPSELLGSPMMREVINTLRETADYVLIDAPPVLPVTDAAILSTYASGSLIVSSVGQTRQQNLEQAIESLENVGGKVLGLIVNRVPMRGSANSGFITYKYVDKSETAKSKASRVA from the coding sequence ATGTTTGAACTCACCAATGCCAGCCAGTCCCACCGAGGAACCGGCCGACGAGACAACTACCCCATGGAGCTGCGCACCTACTGGCGCATGCTGTCCAAAAACTGGTGGATCGTAGTGGCCGGTGCCCTGGTCGGGCTGCTGCTGGGCCTGGGCGCCTCCGCCATGATGACCCCACGGTACGAATCCACCGCCACGCTGTACGTTTCAGTCCGTGGCGTCGGCGCCGGCGACTCTGGAGACCTTTTCCAGGGCGCAAGCTTCGCCCAGACGGTGGTCACCAGTTACGTTGACATCGCAACGACAGCCATCGTGCTCGACGGGGTGGCTGAAGAAATGGACGGCGAAGTCGCTCGTGACGAGATGCGCCGACTGCTCAGCGTGCAATCTCCTGAGGGATCCTCGCTGCTGAACATCACCGGTGAACACTCCGATCCCGAAACGGCGGCCGCGCTGGTCAACACCACCGGAGAAACCCTCGTTGATGTGGTGGAGAACGAAATTGAAGTCGGCGCTGAAGGCGGCAGCTCTCCGGTGCAGGTCCGACTCATTGACCCAGGCATTGTGCCGGCAGAAAGCGTCAGCCCGAATTTCGCGCTCAATAGTGCGCTAGGCCTATTAGTCGGGCTGGCTTTAGGTATCGCACTGGCGATCCTCCGCGGCTCACTGGATACCCGCATCCACTCGATTGCAGACGTCGAAGAAATCACCAACGTCCCGGTTGTTGGACGAATCGCGCTTGACGACAGCATCGCGCATCGCCCCTTGGTGGTGCATGACGATCCACGCAGTCCACGCGCCGAAGCTTTCCGTACGACCAGAACCAACCTGCAGTTCTTCGCGGCCAACGACGATGCACGTGTCTTTGTGGTCTCAAGCGCCACCCCGGGTGAAGGGAAAACCCACGTGGTGGCGAACTTGGCAGTGGTCCTGGCTGAATCGGGGGCACGCGTCGCCCTGGTCGAAGCGGACTTACGCAGACCACGCCTCGCCCACGTCATGGGAATCGAAGGCGCCGTCGGACTCAGCGATGTCCTCATCGATCGAGCATCTTTGGAAGATGTCACCCAACAGTGGGGCACCGACAACCTCACCGTGGTACCTGCCGGACAAATCCCACCGAACCCGTCTGAATTACTCGGCTCGCCCATGATGCGTGAAGTCATCAACACGCTCCGGGAGACGGCAGACTATGTTCTCATCGATGCCCCACCGGTGCTACCCGTCACGGACGCGGCGATCCTTTCGACCTATGCCTCGGGCAGCTTGATCGTCAGCTCCGTTGGCCAAACCCGACAGCAAAACCTCGAACAAGCCATCGAATCCTTGGAGAACGTGGGCGGGAAAGTCTTAGGGCTGATCGTCAATCGGGTGCCGATGCGCGGCTCCGCAAATTCTGGGTTCATTACCTATAAATACGTCGACAAATCCGAAACCGCGAAATCGAAAGCATCGAGGGTGGCATGA
- a CDS encoding arsenate reductase/protein-tyrosine-phosphatase family protein has translation MTIRILTICTGNICRSPFAARLLATKLDRKQFRTASAGTSAMLGDPMQETMQQLAKKLGVQGTEKHRAHSVTSGVVAQADLILGMEREHRSEAARFHPSAARRSFTLLEFAHIVSYINDGQLQTLLLQSGDTPTAAIEAVVRMRGVVPRLNPDRLYDLQDPYGRSRQVYARSAQQIEQAVDRIARFFEHAAELSAALKNGYPAIVTMNDRK, from the coding sequence ATGACAATTCGCATCTTGACCATTTGTACCGGAAATATCTGCCGCTCCCCATTTGCGGCGAGACTCTTAGCCACGAAACTGGACCGGAAGCAGTTCAGAACCGCTAGTGCCGGAACGTCAGCCATGCTCGGCGATCCGATGCAAGAAACCATGCAACAGCTCGCCAAGAAACTCGGAGTACAAGGAACCGAGAAGCACCGGGCACATTCGGTGACATCCGGCGTCGTGGCGCAAGCAGACTTGATCCTGGGAATGGAGCGTGAACACCGCAGCGAAGCGGCAAGATTCCACCCCAGTGCCGCACGTCGGTCCTTCACCTTGTTGGAATTCGCGCACATCGTCTCCTACATCAATGATGGACAACTCCAAACGTTATTGCTGCAAAGCGGAGACACCCCGACCGCTGCGATTGAAGCGGTGGTTCGGATGCGCGGGGTTGTGCCTCGACTGAACCCTGATCGGCTGTATGACCTTCAAGATCCATATGGCCGTTCTCGGCAGGTATATGCCCGTTCAGCACAACAGATCGAACAGGCAGTCGACCGTATTGCCAGATTCTTTGAACATGCCGCAGAACTGAGCGCGGCTTTGAAAAACGGCTATCCAGCAATCGTCACGATGAACGACAGAAAGTAA
- a CDS encoding type III PLP-dependent enzyme domain-containing protein, whose amino-acid sequence MQPTQRGSQQQMPPTPALVFDVPKLDTFLTRFEQALAEHWPHSVLSYSFKTNSLPWLLSYMRQRGIWAEVVSDTEYELALALGYTPDRIIFNGPIKGRDRLWAAMLQGTVVNLDAKREVEWAAALARQQPETPLAVGLRVNWDVNEYCPGESTSDGADSRFGFSPASGELDAAISTLRDAGIQIAGLHMHRNSLTQSVDVFRAAATVARDLISSRGLELDWVDIGGGFFGAEQGHPTFADYVLAIREVLEEVIDPARTRLVVEPGASLVAVPLEFHASVLDVKQVKDHTFVVTDASRTNIDPLFRRKRPFQYDLETNATHTRPLQTIGGYTCMEDDRLMDIEDEPALEIGDRIVFYKVGGYTMCYQSKFFIEFPPAVYIRTHEEELILVREKPSVSEYLQGQQWIPAGDHINAAANGKSQWLAPHL is encoded by the coding sequence ATGCAACCCACGCAGCGCGGATCACAGCAGCAGATGCCACCCACACCGGCTCTGGTCTTTGATGTGCCGAAACTCGATACTTTCCTGACCCGCTTCGAACAGGCGCTGGCGGAGCACTGGCCACACTCCGTGCTGTCCTACTCCTTCAAAACCAATTCGCTGCCGTGGTTATTGTCCTATATGAGACAACGCGGTATCTGGGCTGAAGTGGTATCTGACACCGAATACGAACTCGCGCTCGCGTTGGGTTACACCCCGGACCGCATCATCTTCAACGGGCCTATCAAAGGCCGCGACCGGCTCTGGGCTGCCATGCTTCAGGGCACTGTGGTCAATCTCGATGCAAAACGCGAAGTCGAATGGGCCGCAGCATTGGCCCGTCAACAACCCGAAACCCCACTAGCGGTCGGGTTGCGCGTCAACTGGGACGTCAATGAATACTGCCCCGGTGAAAGCACCAGTGACGGGGCAGATAGCCGCTTCGGGTTCAGTCCCGCCAGCGGTGAACTTGACGCGGCGATATCCACCCTGCGTGATGCAGGAATACAGATCGCCGGGCTGCACATGCACCGCAACTCGTTGACCCAAAGCGTTGATGTATTCCGAGCGGCCGCAACGGTAGCCAGAGACCTTATTAGCTCGCGCGGACTGGAGCTGGACTGGGTGGATATCGGAGGCGGCTTTTTCGGCGCCGAGCAGGGCCACCCGACCTTCGCCGATTATGTCTTGGCCATCCGCGAGGTACTTGAAGAGGTCATTGATCCAGCTCGCACCCGGCTTGTTGTTGAGCCAGGAGCCTCCCTGGTGGCGGTACCCCTGGAATTCCACGCCAGTGTCCTCGATGTCAAACAAGTCAAAGACCATACCTTTGTGGTCACCGATGCCAGCCGTACGAATATCGACCCGCTGTTTCGTCGCAAACGCCCATTCCAATACGACCTCGAGACCAACGCCACCCACACCCGGCCGTTACAGACCATTGGTGGGTACACCTGCATGGAGGACGACCGGCTCATGGATATCGAAGATGAGCCCGCCCTAGAAATCGGCGACCGGATCGTCTTCTACAAGGTCGGCGGGTACACGATGTGCTACCAATCAAAATTTTTCATCGAGTTTCCGCCAGCCGTCTACATCCGCACCCATGAGGAAGAGCTCATATTAGTGCGCGAAAAGCCATCAGTCTCCGAATACTTACAAGGCCAGCAATGGATACCAGCCGGTGACCACATCAACGCTGCTGCGAATGGGAAGTCCCAATGGTTAGCACCTCACCTGTAA
- a CDS encoding O-antigen ligase family protein, whose amino-acid sequence MVSTSPVTQHHPALQRAPVLLFFLGITLNQTSVLFDINLSIADFFALLLLVLTLLTARLLVPFGPTIYFLALSILVLIMGGFVVPNVISLDQSYLDVLTDYLKLATSFAYFLLGFNIVRAGQARVVLRAFAFMAVVIGGIGALQTAIPALPRLDFMFYYEIRFTGLMSDPNYFAVIQLVAMAVLWHDQDISRRIRYPSLIILAASVLASGSKTGMLALLIFLVWRGLPTVFSFSNRSRYISPYRAVLIGLVVCAPVLLLIVMLDYSMRMSLASGLDQVPALSRLTPLLLDFEAGVEGDGSGRDSAWFNAIQIIGLFPLFGVGMGTYLEVATEFTDVPVLAHNTFLQIAAEWGLIFTAIFLVWVIILFLRRPPLGANLALWHSTRDALLVLMIGSAGISLQNSRLLWFIIGMLLAVHVVTKTRQSIQQRSLHQEVQQ is encoded by the coding sequence ATGGTTAGCACCTCACCTGTAACGCAGCATCATCCAGCGCTTCAGCGTGCGCCGGTGCTCTTATTCTTCCTGGGCATCACGCTGAACCAAACCAGCGTCCTGTTCGACATCAACTTATCGATCGCGGACTTCTTTGCGCTGCTCCTGCTGGTGCTAACACTCCTCACGGCCCGGCTGTTGGTGCCCTTCGGCCCGACCATTTATTTTCTGGCCTTATCCATCCTGGTTCTTATCATGGGTGGTTTTGTCGTCCCCAACGTCATCAGCCTGGACCAAAGCTACCTTGATGTGTTGACCGATTACCTCAAGTTGGCGACCTCTTTCGCATACTTCCTCTTAGGCTTCAACATTGTTCGTGCGGGGCAAGCCAGAGTCGTGCTGCGTGCCTTTGCCTTCATGGCGGTCGTGATCGGTGGTATCGGTGCGCTGCAAACTGCTATCCCTGCGCTGCCCCGGTTAGATTTCATGTTCTACTATGAAATCCGCTTCACCGGCCTGATGAGTGATCCGAATTATTTCGCGGTGATTCAACTAGTCGCTATGGCGGTCCTATGGCACGACCAAGACATCAGCCGGAGGATCCGCTACCCCTCGCTCATCATCCTGGCAGCCTCCGTGCTTGCTTCGGGCTCTAAGACCGGCATGCTAGCACTGCTGATCTTCTTAGTGTGGCGTGGTTTGCCCACGGTGTTCTCATTTTCCAACCGCAGCCGATATATCTCGCCCTATCGGGCCGTGTTGATCGGGTTGGTCGTGTGTGCACCGGTCCTGCTGCTGATTGTGATGCTGGACTACTCCATGCGCATGAGCCTGGCGTCAGGTCTTGACCAGGTACCAGCATTGAGTCGGCTCACTCCGCTATTGCTGGATTTCGAAGCCGGGGTCGAAGGCGATGGTTCCGGACGAGACTCAGCCTGGTTCAATGCGATCCAGATCATCGGGCTGTTTCCCCTGTTCGGTGTTGGCATGGGCACCTATCTGGAGGTAGCCACCGAGTTTACTGATGTGCCTGTGCTCGCCCACAACACCTTCTTACAAATCGCCGCCGAATGGGGACTGATCTTCACGGCAATTTTCCTCGTGTGGGTCATCATCTTATTCCTGCGACGCCCACCACTGGGCGCCAATCTAGCGCTGTGGCACTCGACCCGAGATGCGCTGCTGGTGTTGATGATCGGCTCCGCAGGCATCTCGCTGCAAAACTCCCGGCTGCTCTGGTTCATCATCGGCATGCTGCTGGCCGTTCATGTGGTCACAAAAACACGACAGTCTATTCAGCAGCGGTCACTCCACCAAGAGGTACAGCAATGA
- a CDS encoding glycosyltransferase family 4 protein gives MKKVVLILTSENSALTFYRNYLRFLRKRGWDVTVVANSSGALEEWAATEGAMGYHIPYERNPSMLKDLQTLFATARLLRKIRPDAVVSATPKGGLLGTLAGKLAGVPVRIYQLWGLRLETETGLKRKVLEASERTAISAATQTVANSFSLARAAEALGLAAPNSIEVLGAGSSHGVDLERFSRAATGPVDDHTAAFLAQDSDLKIVFIGRLTPDKGISTLLQAVKAVRARGLNIRLLLIGSVEDQRLAHEVAEAEHIHRLDDVDDVRPYITSADVLCLPTLREGFPNVVLEAAALEVPSVVADATGAIDSVVDGETGWIFPVENAEALAQIITEITHDPEHIRQRGRQARARVEHEFEQVFMFGLQEENIAQQLHLVVPTQHAET, from the coding sequence ATGAAAAAAGTCGTACTGATCCTAACCAGTGAAAATTCTGCTTTGACGTTCTACCGAAATTACCTGCGCTTCCTGCGCAAGCGCGGCTGGGACGTGACGGTCGTGGCCAACTCCAGCGGGGCGTTAGAAGAGTGGGCGGCCACCGAAGGTGCCATGGGCTACCACATCCCGTATGAACGCAACCCTTCGATGCTCAAAGACCTCCAGACACTCTTTGCGACCGCCCGCCTGCTTCGGAAAATTCGTCCCGACGCGGTCGTGTCGGCGACCCCCAAAGGCGGGCTACTGGGCACCTTGGCGGGCAAGCTCGCCGGAGTACCGGTCCGTATCTACCAGCTGTGGGGCCTGCGATTAGAAACTGAAACAGGCTTGAAACGCAAAGTACTTGAAGCTTCCGAACGCACCGCGATCTCAGCAGCAACCCAGACAGTTGCCAATAGCTTCAGTCTGGCACGGGCAGCAGAAGCGCTCGGACTGGCCGCCCCCAACTCCATCGAAGTCCTGGGAGCCGGCAGCTCCCACGGCGTGGACCTCGAACGGTTCTCGCGTGCTGCTACCGGTCCGGTGGATGATCACACCGCAGCTTTTCTAGCGCAGGACAGCGATCTGAAAATCGTATTTATCGGTCGCCTCACCCCCGACAAAGGGATCTCCACGCTGCTGCAAGCAGTCAAAGCAGTGCGCGCTCGCGGTCTGAACATCCGCCTACTCCTCATCGGTTCGGTTGAGGATCAGCGACTCGCCCACGAAGTTGCGGAAGCCGAACACATCCACCGACTCGACGACGTGGACGACGTACGCCCCTACATCACCTCGGCGGATGTCCTGTGTTTACCCACCCTACGAGAAGGGTTTCCCAATGTGGTGTTAGAAGCGGCAGCGCTCGAAGTTCCTTCCGTCGTTGCAGACGCTACCGGAGCTATTGATTCCGTCGTGGATGGTGAAACCGGTTGGATCTTTCCAGTCGAAAACGCTGAAGCTCTGGCCCAAATCATCACGGAGATCACTCACGATCCAGAACACATCCGACAGCGGGGGCGCCAAGCCCGCGCCAGAGTTGAACACGAGTTCGAACAAGTCTTCATGTTTGGACTACAAGAAGAAAATATCGCACAGCAGCTCCATTTGGTTGTGCCCACACAGCATGCGGAAACCTAA
- a CDS encoding lipopolysaccharide biosynthesis protein has protein sequence MTQQKAIGPHTGTPRTEPAKTRSSDRYIFAAGSLTWALAQWFLVWLFAQVGGGAAAVGQYSLTLAVVTPVFIIGQFGLRTVYLSLQTSFTWVSYLILRLIGIGISIVIVGAYYQLNPELNVRLLAAVVFVRCFDVYLDILYARFQRENRLLLIGLHSLVHNFGTMTIAFVAIWLTESIPLTILCVGFGAMMVAVSAQRYVVKTPPEPGTIKGGYRRILRAGTPTTVSETLAALSTYLPILFLSVIADDATTGVFATAAYLLTAVNLSGSTLKDILITSFRWTFEASGSCALLKRAHKIAGIIMLTVGATIPIVILAGSPVLQFIYGEEFSLTYWELTILSIAMLPIASSYIYEGTLNVLNAYSGQAWIWFLACSCGVGVGLLVINTPGIPPIIGALAVAVTTGWGRFIGAFALAFRAQRRTHTNKRP, from the coding sequence GTGACACAGCAAAAAGCAATCGGCCCGCACACGGGAACACCACGCACCGAGCCAGCAAAAACGCGATCATCCGATCGCTACATCTTTGCCGCTGGCTCGCTCACGTGGGCATTGGCCCAGTGGTTCTTGGTGTGGCTGTTTGCTCAAGTAGGCGGTGGAGCCGCTGCAGTTGGGCAGTACTCCCTAACGCTCGCTGTGGTCACCCCGGTATTCATTATTGGTCAGTTCGGGCTGCGCACAGTGTATCTGAGCCTACAAACGAGCTTCACGTGGGTGTCCTATCTGATCCTGCGGCTCATTGGCATTGGCATCTCCATTGTGATCGTGGGCGCCTACTACCAGCTCAACCCCGAGCTCAATGTGCGTCTGCTGGCTGCGGTCGTCTTCGTACGCTGTTTCGATGTCTACTTAGACATTCTCTACGCCCGCTTTCAACGCGAGAACCGACTGCTCCTTATCGGCCTCCATAGCCTTGTGCATAATTTTGGCACCATGACCATCGCCTTTGTCGCGATCTGGCTGACCGAATCCATCCCGCTAACCATCTTATGCGTGGGCTTCGGTGCGATGATGGTCGCGGTATCAGCCCAGCGATATGTGGTAAAAACGCCCCCCGAACCCGGCACTATCAAGGGCGGGTATCGCCGTATTTTGCGTGCTGGGACGCCCACCACCGTTTCAGAAACCCTAGCGGCACTGTCGACGTACCTGCCCATCCTGTTTCTGTCGGTGATAGCTGACGATGCCACCACAGGGGTCTTCGCGACTGCAGCCTATCTCCTGACGGCCGTAAACCTTTCGGGTTCGACTCTCAAAGATATTCTCATCACCTCATTCCGCTGGACCTTTGAAGCATCTGGGTCCTGCGCGTTGCTCAAACGAGCCCATAAAATCGCCGGGATCATCATGCTCACGGTCGGCGCGACGATCCCGATCGTTATTCTTGCCGGCTCCCCAGTGCTGCAATTCATTTACGGCGAGGAATTCTCGCTGACCTACTGGGAGCTGACGATACTTTCTATCGCGATGCTTCCGATCGCCTCCTCATACATCTATGAGGGCACACTCAACGTCCTGAACGCATACTCGGGTCAGGCCTGGATTTGGTTCCTGGCGTGCTCATGCGGTGTCGGTGTCGGCTTGTTGGTCATCAATACACCCGGTATTCCTCCCATCATCGGGGCTCTGGCCGTAGCGGTTACGACCGGGTGGGGTAGGTTCATCGGCGCTTTTGCTCTAGCTTTCAGAGCGCAGCGCCGCACTCACACAAACAAGAGGCCCTAG
- the galE gene encoding UDP-glucose 4-epimerase GalE gives MRVLLTGGAGYIGSHTALVLLEQGHEVVVVDNLSNGNRVALDRVEELTGKTITFVQADLTHAGATRMALAGIDFEAVVHFAGLKAVGESVDQPVRYYRTNLASTLTLLDLLEERGITRLVFSSSATVYGEPQTPLIAETHRTGVGLTNPYGWSKYMNEQIIRDAAATRPDMSAVLLRYFNPVGAHPSGRIGEDPAGIPNNLLPFIAQVAVGRRQQLAVFGNDYDTVDGTGVRDYIHVMDLAEGHVAALNHATCGVQTYNLGSGVGTSVLEAVRAFEEVSGRPVPYQISARRNGDLATVVADPQLAKAKLDWQTTRTFTEACRDAWNWQSQNPTGYEQTIKVVIGTPGLQRTADLTSKPR, from the coding sequence ATGCGTGTACTTCTCACCGGCGGAGCCGGATACATCGGTAGCCACACCGCGTTAGTGCTGCTGGAACAGGGCCATGAGGTCGTGGTGGTCGACAATCTGTCAAACGGTAACCGAGTGGCACTCGACCGAGTCGAAGAGCTCACCGGGAAAACCATCACCTTCGTGCAGGCGGATTTGACCCATGCTGGTGCGACCCGGATGGCCCTTGCCGGCATCGATTTTGAGGCTGTGGTGCATTTTGCCGGCCTCAAAGCTGTGGGAGAGTCGGTGGATCAGCCCGTGCGCTACTATCGGACCAATCTTGCATCGACGCTGACCCTGTTGGATCTCTTAGAAGAACGCGGGATCACCAGGCTGGTGTTTAGCTCCTCAGCAACCGTCTACGGTGAGCCCCAAACTCCGTTGATTGCGGAAACCCATCGGACAGGAGTGGGGCTGACCAACCCCTACGGGTGGTCAAAATATATGAATGAACAAATCATTCGCGATGCTGCAGCAACACGCCCCGATATGTCGGCGGTGCTGCTGCGCTACTTCAATCCGGTAGGTGCTCACCCCTCGGGACGCATTGGTGAAGACCCGGCCGGTATTCCCAATAATTTACTTCCGTTCATCGCCCAGGTCGCGGTGGGCAGACGACAGCAGTTGGCGGTTTTTGGTAATGATTACGACACCGTCGACGGGACCGGCGTGCGCGACTACATCCACGTCATGGACCTTGCCGAGGGGCATGTCGCGGCATTGAACCACGCGACCTGCGGCGTGCAAACCTATAATTTGGGTTCTGGGGTCGGAACCAGCGTATTGGAAGCGGTGCGTGCTTTCGAAGAGGTATCCGGTCGGCCCGTGCCATACCAGATTAGTGCACGCCGAAATGGCGACCTGGCGACAGTCGTGGCGGATCCGCAGTTAGCCAAGGCGAAGTTAGACTGGCAAACTACTCGTACTTTCACGGAGGCTTGTCGCGACGCGTGGAACTGGCAATCTCAAAACCCCACCGGATACGAGCAGACGATCAAGGTCGTGATAGGTACTCCCGGACTTCAACGGACCGCTGATCTGACGAGTAAACCGCGATAA